The Paramisgurnus dabryanus chromosome 1, PD_genome_1.1, whole genome shotgun sequence genome includes a window with the following:
- the helb gene encoding DNA helicase B: protein MPQLSLNAATKVISGYILPEKHVVPSDQEDVSEEEDEEEERQPEFLDMKEMNSVSSGGQMFNFSVPASKEVDFIAGGIQYRVDGRFPLRDPWWLISCTVRQGQRKVFLKGFPSYSLRTDLTSEAGQSVLSLLLTACDAQPEFVTMFMDWLPKDRHVDPGNVINALQDFETSKPEHKAIAEELKSRVNRSSAWKHVRVASLYPGIMKYLPTLLPGQFMSIINKEIMESPPETEESSNSTEPAQQQQNNTGVLAKLEELIKTDVWKLGFNYIMYKELDLVRCEAKLDAFKLCDLFNTIPELQRNALQLYTYIKDHCRITGSTYIQQDMLEKRMGYELVWEAGRFLEELGVLKRERKKVILRNFFGYEKGIGECLKSLVDGKPWKIQLDVREVLSQAQRERLRTKACESDAKTSLPEPEPVDLAEVQLGSSNVDHDGITLPCLSDSDSNPDQAVVNLDPDQVRAAEMMCDNPVTVISGKGGCGKTTVVSLVFKAAMQQQTSDMEEVSKACKDFQNDSQDSSDGLLPDQSMEEQDGTSKKGDGDEEKPIEVLLSAPTGRAASLLTKKTSFTAYTMHQVLWSFMNAKKDESGAPGYWKFSNVRVLVVDEGSLVSVQILHSLLNMLTKHAQLQKFILLGDVRQLPSIDPGNTLYDLFEGLRTVHWAIEMRTNHRAESELIVRNAGLISEMGKKRWYSPLKFDAIINMADPSTIPSDKRFIFVKICGENYNMDLQNAIQFLLEKGPGLEDDITSQFVAFRRKDCELINDLCCSHYSKHITKTHKKTFDFRRDDKVCCTKNGYVSEKDEKPRRNRSRHTLEASFNATGSSRSFSKSQINDQSEVKKERLCNGEIFFITEDSTHEDMDEKPRKRRYLTLDDKNGRVVTASFRELQRECKLRHAWARTIHTFQGSEAETIVYVLGDSRGQNWQHVYTAVTRGQKRVYVVGKEDDIKRAIKKPIIPRKTRLCSLVKKVVAPPGAEETLTQSGISQSPVVTQDFGPSQSTPTLHTPSFSQAFCRNTRPSCVRHLYKNIEAPDTSLQDDMAFSQTYSWSPMYNCDESTTTQNVNVSKLSDCVEDEALGAITSSPIESGRSSKRLGLADDCTTPRKLAKQTTSEESPLCSTRMKLLSIASPSPKSHGRQLFSQSSSQREQP from the exons ATGCCCCAGCTCAGTTTAAACGCTGCCACTAAAGTCATATCAGGATATATTTTACCTGAAAAGCACGTTGTTCCGTCAGATCAAGAGGATGTTTCCGAAGAGGAAGATGAAGAGGAGGAAAGACAGCCTGAGTTTTTGGACATGAAGGAGATGAACTCTGTCTCATCGGGAGGACAGATGTTTAATTTCTCTGTTCCGGCGTCAAAAGAAG TGGATTTCATTGCTGGTGGTATACAATACCGGGTTGACGGTCGTTTCCCTTTACGTGACCCATGGTGGCTGATCTCGTGCACAGTTCGTCAAGGCCAGCGCAAGGTTTTTCTCAAAGGCTTCCCTTCTTACAGTCTCCGCACTGATCTGACATCAGAAGCAGGACAGTCCGTTTTGTCTCTTCTTCTTACAGCTTGTGATGCCCAACCTGAGTTTGTTACCATGTTTATGGACTGGTTGCCCAAAGACAGACACGTGGATCCTGGTAATGTGATAAATGCACTGCAGGATTTTGAGACGTCAAAACCAGAACATAAAGCCATAGCTGAAGAGCTCAAGTCACGTGTCAATCGCTCAA GTGCTTGGAAACATGTGAGAGTTGCCAGCTTGTATCCTGGTATCATGAAGTACTTGCCAACTTTGCTCCCAGGCCAGTTTATGTCGataataaacaaagaaataatgGAGAGCCCACCGGAAACAGAAGAGAGCAGTAATTCAACTGAGCCTGCACAACAGCAACAAAATAATACAGGTGTATTGGCCAAACTGGAGGAGCTTATAAAGACTGATGTTTGGAAGCTGGGCTTCAACTAT ATCATGTATAAGGAATTAGACCTCGTCCGTTGTGAAGCAAAACTGGATGCCTTTAAGCTCTGTGATCTATTCAACACTATCCCAGAGCTTCAGAGGAATGCGCTGCAGTTGTACACGTATATCAAAGACCACTGTAGAATCACGGGAAGCACGTACATTCAGCAAGACATGTTGGAAAAGAGGATGGGGTACGAGCTTGTTTGGGAAGCTGGGCGTTTTCTTGAGGAATTAGGTGTGCTGAAGAGGGAGAGGAAGAAGGTGATTCTTCGAAACTTCTTCGGCTATGAGAAAGGCATTGGTGAATGCCTTAAATCCCTGGTGGACGGAAAACCCTGGAAAATCCAATTGGATGTCCGAGAGGTTCTTTCCCAGGCTCAGCGGGAAAGATTGAGGACCAAGGCTTGTGAATCTGATGCAAAAACGTCATTACCAGAACCAGAGCCTGTAGATCTCGCTGAAGTCCAGCTTGGTTCTTCAAACGTAGACCACGATGGGATAACATTGCCGTGTTTATCAGACTCCGACTCAAATCCTGATCAAGCTGTTGTCAATTTGGACCCCGATCAGGTGCGGGCGGCAGAAATGATGTGCGACAACCCCGTGACGGTGATCAGTGGAAAGGGGGGTTGTGGAAAGACCACAGTGGTGAGTCTGGTCTTCAAGGCGGCTATGCAGCAGCAGACAAGTGACATGGAAGAGGTTTCGAAAGCTTGTAAGGACTTTCAGAATGACTCTCAGGACTCTAGCGATGGGCTGCTGCCAGACCAATCTATGGAGGAGCAAGACGGTACCAGCAAGAAGGGCGACGGTGATGAAGAAAAGCCTATAGAAGTTCTCCTCTCGGCTCCTACAGGGAGAGCTGCTTCACTTCTTACTAAAAAAACCAGTTTTACAGCTTACACCATGCACcag GTTTTATGGAGTTTCATGAATGCTAAAAAAGATGAGTCGGGGGCACCCGGGTACTGGAAGTTCTCAAATGTGCGAGTGCTGGTGGTGGATGAAGGCAGTCTTGTGTCGGTTCAGATCCTTCACTCCCTCCTCAACATGCTTACCAAACATGCACAACTCCAGAAGTTTATACTTTTGG GAGATGTGAGACAGTTGCCCAGTATTGATCCTGGAAACACACTGTACGATCTGTTTGAGGGTCTCAGGACGGTCCACTGGGCCATCGAGATGCGGACAAACCATCGCGCCGAGTCTGAGCTCATTGTTAGAAACGCTGGACT AATTTCAGAGATGGGTAAAAAGAGATGGTATAGTCCATTGAAGTTTGATGCCATCATAAACATGGCTGATCCCTCAACAATCCCATCTgataaaaggtttatttttgtCAAGATCTGTGGGGAAAACTATAATATGG aCCTCCAGAATGCCATACAATTTTTACTTGAGAAAGGTCCTGGACTTGAAGATGATATAACATCGCAGTTTGTGGCTTTTAGGAG GAAAGACTGTGAGTTGATCAATGACCTTTGCTGCTCACATTATTCTAAACATATTACAAA gACTCACAAAAAAACGTTTGACTTTCGACGGGACGATAAAGTTTGCTGTACAAAGAATGGCTACGTCTCAGAAAAAGACGAAAAACCTAGACGAAATCGTTCTCGTCACACTCTCGAAGCCTCCTTCAATGCTACTGGATCTTCACGCAGTTTTTCAAAATCCCAGATAAATGACCAGTCTGAAGTGAAAAAAGAACGACTGTGCAATGGCGAAATTTTCTTCATTACAGAG GATTCAACACATGAAGACATGGATGAAAAGCCCAGAAAGAGGCGGTACCTTACGTTAGATGATAAAAACGGGCGGGTAGTAACTGCCAGCTTCAGGGAGCTTCAGAGAGAGTGTAAACTGCGCCACGCTTGGGCAAGAACCATACATACGTTTCAG GGATCAGAGGCGGAAACTATTGTGTACGTTCTTGGAGATAGCAGGGGTCAAAACTGGCAACATGTTTACACGGCTGTGACTCGGGGTCAGAAGCGCGTCTATGTGGTGGGTAAAGAGGACGACATAAAAAGAGCCATCAAGAAACCGATCATCCCTCGTAAGACGCGATTGTGCAGCCTTGTCAAGAAAGTGGTCGCCCCACCAGGTGCTGAAGAGACCCTGACTCAGTCAGGCATTAGTCAAAGTCCAGTGGTGACCCAAGATTTTGGACCTTCACAGTCCACACCAACTCTGCACACCCCCAGCTTCTCCCAGGCGTTCTGTAGAAACACCAGACCTTCATGCGTGCGACACCTCTACAAAAACATTGAAGCACCTGATACGTCATTACAAGATGACATGGCATTCAGTCAAACATATTCTTGGTCACCCATGTACAATTGTGATGAGTCAACTACGACACAGAATGTAAATGTGTCCAAATTATCTGATTGTGTTGAAGATGAAGCACTGGGAGCGATCACCTCTTCCCCAATTGAAAGCGGCAGGTCATCGAAACGCCTGGGGCTAGCAGACGACTGTACCACACCGAGAAAACTAGCAAAG CAAACCACTTCAGAAGAGTCTCCATTATGCAGCACGAGGATGAAGCTTCTCTCTATCGCAAGTCCCAGCCCAAAATCCCACGGCAGGCAGCTCTTCTCACAAAGTTCTTCTCAAAGGGAACAGCCTTAG
- the dera gene encoding deoxyribose-phosphate aldolase, with protein sequence MSARNLGMDLDLEWVSKVRVNTQAVLKRAQQIQGRKVAKKQWQAAWLLKAVTCIDLTTLAGDDTPSNVHRLCMKATQPICCDLLKSIDMHEQGITTAAVCVYPSRVADAVKSLKAANSNLPVASVATGFPAGQTPLKTRLEEVRMAVEDGAMEIDIVINRTLALTGQWAALYDEIKQFREACGDAHMKTILAVGELGNFTNVYKASLVSMMAGSDFIKTSTGKESVNATYPVAVVMARAIRDYYLKTGHKVGFKPAGGIRTAQESVVWLALMKEELGDDWLNPHLFRIGASSLLADIERQIYHYVTGRYPAYHELPMA encoded by the exons ATGTCTGCTAGAAATTTGGGAATGGATCTTG ATCTGGAATGGGTGTCAAAAGTCCGAGTCAACACCCAGGCTGTTCTTAAGAGAGCCCAGCAGATACAAGGACGCAAAGTTGCCAAAAAACAGTGGCAG GCGGCTTGGCTGCTAAAGGCTGTCACGTGCATTGATCTGACCACCCTTGCCGGTGATGACACGCCATCTAATGTCCATCGCCTCTGTATGAAGGCCACACAGCCCATTTGTTGTGATCTGCTAAAGAGCATAGACATGCATGAACAAG GTATCACAACCGCTGCTGTTTGCGTATATCCGTCACGGGTGGCCGATGCAGTGAAATCTTTAAAGGCAGCCAACTCCAATCTTCCTGTTGCATCAg TGGCAACTGGTTTTCCTGCTGGTCAGACGCCATTAAAGACCCGTCTGGAGGAGGTCCGAATGGCTGTGGAAGACGGTGCTATGGAGATTGACATCGTAATCAATCGGACTTTGGCACTTACGGGGCAATGGGCAG CCCTATATGATGAGATAAAGCAGTTCAGAGAGGCCTGTGGGGACGCTCATATGAAGACCATCCTGGCAGTGGGAGAACTGGGAAACTTCACAAATGTCTACAAAGCCAGTCTGGTGTCCATGATGGCAG GGTCAGATTTTATCAAAACTTCAACTGGCAAGGAATCGGTCAACGCCACTTATCCTGTAGCTGTAGTAATGGCACGAGCCATTCGTGACTATTACCTGAAGACAGGCCATAAG GTGGGTTTCAAGCCCGCGGGTGGCATTCGTACGGCTCAGGAGTCTGTGGTGTGGTTGGCCCTGATGAAAGAGGAACTAGGTGACGATTGGCTGAATCCTCACCTTTTCCGAATAGGTGCAAGTAGCCTGCTCGCTGACATTGAACGGCAG attTACCACTACGTGACTGGGCGCTATCCAGCATATCATGAACTTCCTATGGCCTGA